GTGGAATATATCGTCTTTAGCCTTTGAGACTACTCTATACATGGTTTATGTATGGTTCTCAGGGGCTCAGACTTTCCTTTCTAGTTTCTACCAGAATCCCCATATAGATAGCTACTTTAATTACCTTCCATTATTCTCTCCATACTTAAATACTGCAAAATTTTCAAGACATCTTCATGGAGGGCCgatagagaaagggaagaaatccttgagagaactcagagttgcaggggagaagagaagaatcacacaaggAGGGGGAGGAGGTTACATGACCTAGTTTTGcacccatagtttttaaggcggtaaggcgacagaggcgtttgagggtcttttggagcgccttagcgataaggtgAGCATAAAGTGTCACCTTATCGACTAAAGAGtttctgtgtaatttttttataaaaccaatctatttggctcaaatcctagttgaatcctattattcatatgttaaataaatattaaaggttcatattcataccaatgtaagatattcatcaagaaaacaaatcaataaagtgaataaacgaagttcatcttcatcaatcatcaatcatcaatcatcaatcatcataacatattaacatataatataaatacataattatgaaacaaaattataaatatataaagaaaagaagacataaaaaatacaagtatttattatacttacctctatgatgccaaaatgagtgcctaagccctaaggtcatctactatatttctactcctgtcaaagaagaatgaagctcaccgctgccggagtaAAATGGttgcctggatcagtggttcttccttgttccttgattccttctcaaagccctttcttaaaacccttgacaaaatccaaaccctgtttgtgaatcgtgtttttgttttgtttgttttggttattttttatggagtaaagctgatcccatacatctcaagtgttaacaaaaccatacacctaccaataaaaaatctatatttggaatcttcatcaagtaattttaacatgtgtttaaaaaaaaaaaaaaaaacccctaaggcaccacttcacataaggcggagcactgccttaccagcTCTAGactgcatcagcgccaaggcgctggtaaggtgACGAACTATGCTTGCACCATACCTGGTACtaaacattcaattcaattcattttcaaaatctgtctaataacttgggttacatgcctttatatagtaatctgaaattaaaacttgcctaattaaaatctaattGTCATAACAACTTTTAATTACTTTCTCAATTCTAACTAATAGAATTAGAAAcgaaataaaactcaaattagcaactccctaattgactatcaactacccaaaataaaagattgcaaatattCCACAGACAAAAtgaaatcctaaagatcctaatgaatccaaaaatccaatcggacccGGTTTGTCTCGGTTGAAATTGCTAGAAGGGTCAACCAAGTTCAGCCTCAAATCTGCGTCACATCTCTAGTCATGGAAAAGCTCAGTTAGCTTCAAACTACAAAATGAATAGGACTACCATGCCTCTAAAGCAAAAGGTAGGGCTATAAAAAGTGAGGAGATTTTGCAAATAGCATTCAAAGTTAGCACATATTTGTAATGACCATTTGAAATTAGATGGCTGACAGTCTAGCTACTGTTGAGTGCTTTTCATCTAAAGAATTTAATTAAGTGGAACACCCTCCACCCAAATTGATTGAAGAGGCAAAGACTTCAGGGATGTCTATAGTGAAGCGAAAAGCATGAATATTAGGCATCATTAGAaagccattttttctttttttaatggatcATAGATGAGTCATTGAGTGCAGTTTCTTTGTCTTCATTTACTATTATGGTGTAAAACAAATGTTGGTGCTATAGGTAATCTGTTCATGTTTTGGTTACAGGAAGCAAATAGGTTGCTAGCAGGAGAAAGAGGTCTTGTTCATCTGAAAAATTTGCAGAGGATGCTAAGAAAGAGGCAACAATATATGATAGCACAGGTTGCATGGTTGTATCCTGTGAAGGCCTCAATCGAACTGAGACATGGAGAAAAGCATGATTCATCTTCTAATGGTGGCAGATCAGGTTAAAATAGTATAAAACTGAGATTTCATGAGCATCATCTTATGTGGGACTATTTAAGTGCTAACACCTAACAGACAATGTAAATAGAAGCAGTTGGAAATATTTTACAGAATGAGATATATGCCTGAGCCATTAATGACGAATATTTTGGTTGCTATATCCAATgatttttcattaatattttaCCAGGTACTGAAGAGgagtaattattattattgcagGTGATTCTGCTGGATCCAAACCTCTTAATTCAGGACCTTTGACCATTTCAGGTCTACAACTGACTGCGCTTCCTTTAAAGAAGCCAAGTTTTTTCACTGACAAGAAAGAGGTTCAGAAGTATGCAACTGCCTTTGGATATATTGCACATGTAAGTTTTTGCTGCCTCTCTTGCAGTTGTTCACTTGCatgttataaaaaataatttcctGTTCTCTGATGCCTTTTGTTTTTCTAGACATTGTATAGTCTTGAGCATTTTCATCTGTGATGATCTCAACAGATAATTTTCAACTTACCTGTTAAATATTTCAGAGTTCATAATTGTCCCCAAGTAGAATTTGTGGTTGCATCTTCAATGTTGATGGTTGTATGCTAATCACTTTGTGGGGTTCATTGGTTAGTTAAGGATCATTATTAGCTTCTTTCCCATGCAGGCTGTTTCTCTTATTGCTTCTTACTTGGATGTTCCTCTGCGGTACCCCTTGCTTTTTGGAGGTTCACGTTCATATGTTAATGACTATGTGTCCTCAGTTGATCCTGTGCCTTCTGATTCCACATCAAGTTCATTACTTGCCACAGTGTCAAAGCCTACAGAGTTTCCTCTCTTTTTAGAAGGTCAAGACATAACAAGAGCTGCTTATGCTATATTCTTGTTGAACAAGGTAtgtttactttcttttttctctttttgataattttttggttatttatttgttttggaaTTGTATGGAAGCTTGTTATTTCTCATTCTTTTACTGTTTGTACCTCTTTCTTACTTTTCTGTGATGGATCTGGTTCATTATCTTGATGAATAGTATCGTATATtgtatttaaaattgaaatttgattAGGTGCTGCACTCCTTGTTGAATAGCCTTTGGCTGATCTTTACACTTTTGGCTGCTTTGCAAAGTGTTTTTTGATGCTGAAATCTTAGGTGTCTTGGATCTTGAGATATTGTTCCTGCGGCTCCATTATCCTTTCCTTTCATGTTCTTGTCTAAGTCCTATACTTTAATTGGTTTCCAACAATCTTTTAGTGTCAGTGGTCCTCTCCAGTCTGAAACTTCTCTTATGAAGCAATTTTCCTACTAGATCTGGATTACAAGGAGGTTAGAGTGACTAAGAggcatttaaaattaaaataaacctTCTTCTGCTTTGGATATTCTTCAATATGCATAACTTGGAGGTTGGAATGATGCATATAAAGAAAATGTCATCGGATTTAACTAATGGCTTATTGGACAGAACTACATCTAGAAATCCCTGTTTGAACACATGATCTCATGTCCATAAAgtgaggaaaaaaagaaatggaatggtttaaaaaaaaaaaaaaaaaaaaaagaagcaaaaaaagaaagaggaaagatgaGTCTGCTTGTCAGTTGTCACTTGTAGTT
This Macadamia integrifolia cultivar HAES 741 chromosome 10, SCU_Mint_v3, whole genome shotgun sequence DNA region includes the following protein-coding sequences:
- the LOC122091664 gene encoding UV radiation resistance-associated gene protein, which gives rise to MGSVKSLEEKKVDSTEPLKIIQWEDLEQELARLWSLSSALNKSKEKKSSLEQKLQSLIQLRAESLSRSNELEERRQKLEARKLAMDNMLTRSKFVAEDVKKREERHIVEIKMLMVAGNALSVASKQLQEANRLLAGERGLVHLKNLQRMLRKRQQYMIAQVAWLYPVKASIELRHGEKHDSSSNGGRSGDSAGSKPLNSGPLTISGLQLTALPLKKPSFFTDKKEVQKYATAFGYIAHAVSLIASYLDVPLRYPLLFGGSRSYVNDYVSSVDPVPSDSTSSSLLATVSKPTEFPLFLEGQDITRAAYAIFLLNKDLEQILNFIGVDSLGPRHVLANLKEILRSIQSQEYINKI